The following proteins come from a genomic window of Gottfriedia acidiceleris:
- a CDS encoding PTS sugar transporter subunit IIB, protein MNILLACSAGMSTSLLVTKMEDAAKAKGIEVKIWAVSGDAAKENLDKADVLLLGPQVRYLAAEMKKVAEPKGIPVDVINPVHYGLMNGEAVLELALSLKK, encoded by the coding sequence ATGAATATTTTATTAGCTTGTTCAGCAGGGATGTCTACTAGTTTACTAGTAACTAAAATGGAGGATGCAGCAAAAGCAAAAGGAATTGAAGTAAAGATTTGGGCAGTATCGGGTGATGCTGCAAAAGAAAATCTAGATAAAGCGGATGTTCTTTTATTAGGACCACAAGTACGTTATTTAGCTGCTGAAATGAAAAAAGTTGCCGAGCCAAAAGGGATACCAGTTGATGTAATCAATCCAGTACATTATGGACTTATGAATGGTGAAGCTGTTTTAGAATTGGCACTTAGTTTAAAAAAATAG
- a CDS encoding PTS lactose/cellobiose transporter subunit IIA, translating into MPTDTNNEQIAFQLILHSGNAKSLLMEAMYKARDGEFEEARRKVNEANAELRLAHHSQTSLIQSEAGGQQYKINILLVHAQDHLMNTLTTRDLVEEIIYLHEKVSL; encoded by the coding sequence ATGCCTACCGACACAAATAATGAACAAATTGCATTTCAGCTTATATTACATTCCGGTAATGCTAAGAGTTTATTAATGGAAGCAATGTATAAAGCTCGTGATGGAGAGTTCGAGGAAGCTCGTAGAAAAGTAAACGAGGCGAATGCCGAACTTAGGCTGGCTCATCATTCACAAACTTCACTTATACAAAGTGAAGCAGGTGGGCAACAATACAAAATCAATATTCTTTTAGTACATGCACAGGATCATTTAATGAACACTCTTACAACAAGAGATTTAGTAGAGGAAATTATTTACTTGCATGAAAAAGTTTCACTTTAA
- a CDS encoding PTS sugar transporter subunit IIC — MMRFAEKYIMPAAAKFGNQRHLLAIRDALIGMIAITMIGAFAVLINNLGGAIHGYDKMMETVFGANWKTLGSDIWWGTFAFMTVFAVVGIAHRLARSYGDEGFEAMLVALACYFVLVPQSLAAVSVTLNGGKTATGGTWGFISWNSLNSTALFTGIIVAIIATEIFVRLARVKKLVIKLPDGVPPAVSKAFAKLLPGMLTIFIVALIGLLFRLYISNGVFFNDWLNSVLVKPLTDAADSLGFAVAIAFFVHFFWALGLHGPNILGGITTPLLTTLGNHNIDLYAKGVTDLDKYSVLAGPFLDAFVYMGGSGTTIGLLVAMFLVNRKRHKQMIALGTPPGLFNINEPIIFGLPIVLNPVWLIPFIITPIVLTIISYLAVQSHIVFPVVSTIPWVTPPVIGGYLATGGHWSGAVLALVNVVISIVIYLPFVVVAERMEVRKSTETTSSNSLNV; from the coding sequence ATGATGCGTTTTGCTGAGAAGTATATAATGCCTGCTGCAGCGAAGTTTGGTAATCAACGTCATTTGTTAGCGATCCGTGATGCGTTAATTGGAATGATTGCCATTACGATGATTGGAGCGTTTGCTGTACTTATTAATAACTTAGGTGGCGCAATCCACGGCTACGACAAAATGATGGAAACAGTCTTTGGTGCAAACTGGAAAACACTAGGAAGTGATATTTGGTGGGGAACATTTGCATTTATGACAGTATTTGCCGTAGTAGGGATTGCGCATAGATTAGCTCGTTCTTATGGTGATGAAGGTTTTGAAGCTATGCTTGTTGCATTAGCGTGTTACTTTGTACTTGTTCCACAATCATTAGCTGCAGTTTCTGTTACGTTAAATGGTGGTAAGACAGCTACAGGTGGAACTTGGGGTTTTATTAGTTGGAATTCATTAAACTCAACGGCTTTATTTACCGGAATTATCGTTGCAATTATTGCGACTGAAATTTTTGTACGTTTAGCTAGAGTGAAAAAATTAGTTATTAAATTGCCAGATGGCGTTCCACCAGCAGTATCAAAAGCATTTGCAAAGTTATTACCAGGAATGCTAACAATTTTTATCGTTGCATTAATTGGCTTACTGTTCAGATTATACATTTCAAACGGCGTATTCTTTAATGATTGGTTAAATTCGGTTCTTGTAAAACCATTAACTGATGCAGCAGATTCATTAGGATTTGCAGTTGCGATTGCATTCTTTGTCCATTTCTTCTGGGCGCTTGGATTACATGGTCCAAATATTTTAGGGGGGATTACAACTCCTTTATTAACAACTTTAGGTAACCATAACATCGATTTATACGCAAAAGGTGTGACAGATTTAGATAAGTATTCTGTGTTAGCAGGGCCATTCTTAGACGCATTCGTATATATGGGTGGATCGGGTACTACAATCGGTTTACTTGTTGCAATGTTCTTAGTTAACCGTAAACGTCATAAACAGATGATTGCATTAGGAACACCTCCAGGACTATTTAATATTAATGAACCAATTATTTTCGGATTACCAATTGTGTTAAACCCAGTGTGGTTAATACCATTTATCATTACTCCAATTGTTTTAACTATTATTTCTTATTTAGCTGTTCAATCACATATTGTTTTCCCAGTTGTCTCTACAATCCCTTGGGTAACTCCACCAGTTATCGGTGGCTATTTAGCTACTGGAGGACACTGGAGCGGTGCAGTTTTAGCACTTGTAAACGTAGTGATTTCAATCGTTATTTACTTACCGTTCGTTGTTGTTGCAGAAAGAATGGAAGTTAGAAAGTCAACAGAAACGACAAGTAGTAATTCATTGAATGTATAA
- a CDS encoding PTS sugar transporter subunit IIB, giving the protein MNILLVCSAGMSTSLLVEKMEQAAKAKGIQATIWAVAGDEAKENLAKADVLLLGPQVRYLASELKKLAEPKGIPVDTINPVHYGLMNGEAVLEMALNLKK; this is encoded by the coding sequence ATGAATATTTTATTGGTATGTTCTGCAGGGATGTCGACTAGTCTACTAGTTGAAAAAATGGAACAAGCAGCTAAGGCAAAAGGAATTCAGGCAACAATATGGGCTGTTGCTGGTGATGAAGCAAAAGAAAATTTAGCCAAAGCCGATGTATTACTACTTGGTCCACAGGTTCGTTATCTAGCCTCAGAATTGAAGAAACTAGCTGAACCTAAAGGGATACCAGTAGATACGATTAATCCAGTACATTATGGATTGATGAATGGAGAAGCTGTACTGGAAATGGCTTTAAATTTGAAAAAATAA
- a CDS encoding DUF6509 family protein, which produces MLTIAEYTVEEIKDPFGIIEGDRYEFILYINVPEDDELFNEKGIYIKVLFGVNGDESKLIKYDLYEAESNQYLDFDLEEDEEKEVFEFCKSHLTVEE; this is translated from the coding sequence GTGTTAACGATTGCAGAATACACTGTAGAAGAAATAAAAGATCCATTTGGTATCATTGAGGGTGATCGATATGAGTTTATTCTTTATATCAATGTACCAGAGGATGATGAATTATTTAATGAAAAAGGTATATACATAAAAGTACTTTTTGGAGTCAATGGTGACGAGTCAAAATTAATTAAATATGACTTGTATGAAGCTGAATCAAATCAGTATTTAGATTTTGATTTGGAAGAAGATGAAGAAAAAGAAGTATTCGAATTTTGTAAATCTCATTTAACAGTTGAAGAATAG
- the clpP gene encoding ATP-dependent Clp endopeptidase proteolytic subunit ClpP, whose product MNLIPTVIEQTSRGERAYDIYSRLLKDRIIMLGSAIDDNVANSIVSQLLFLAAEDPDKDISLYINSPGGSITAGMAIYDTMNFIKPQVSTICIGMAASMGAFLLSAGEKGKRYALPNAEVMIHQPLGGAQGQATEIEIAAKRILFLRDKLNKILADRTGQPLDTIERDTERDNFMTADRALEYGLIDKVISNTTAIK is encoded by the coding sequence ATGAATTTAATTCCTACAGTTATTGAACAAACAAGTCGTGGTGAGCGTGCGTATGATATATACTCTCGTCTATTAAAAGATCGCATCATCATGTTAGGTAGCGCAATCGATGATAACGTAGCTAACTCAATTGTTTCACAACTTTTATTTTTAGCAGCAGAAGATCCAGATAAGGATATTTCATTATACATAAATAGTCCAGGAGGAAGTATTACTGCTGGTATGGCTATTTATGATACGATGAACTTTATTAAGCCACAAGTATCTACAATTTGTATTGGTATGGCGGCTTCAATGGGTGCTTTCTTATTATCTGCTGGGGAAAAAGGAAAGAGATATGCTCTTCCAAATGCTGAAGTTATGATTCACCAACCATTAGGTGGTGCTCAAGGTCAAGCTACTGAAATCGAAATTGCAGCTAAGCGAATCTTGTTCTTACGTGATAAATTAAACAAAATTCTTGCAGATCGTACTGGTCAACCATTAGATACGATCGAGCGTGATACAGAGCGCGATAACTTTATGACTGCAGACCGTGCATTAGAATACGGATTAATTGATAAAGTAATTTCTAATACTACAGCTATTAAATAA
- a CDS encoding HPr family phosphocarrier protein encodes MIEKKGRVLLETGIQARPAAQFVQVATRFRSEVLLAYKGKQVNVKSIMGVMSLAVPHGEEIVITVTGDDEVEAMEAVMDFIGEEI; translated from the coding sequence ATGATTGAGAAAAAAGGGAGAGTACTATTAGAAACAGGAATACAGGCTCGTCCAGCAGCACAATTTGTTCAAGTTGCTACGAGATTTCGTTCAGAAGTATTATTAGCTTACAAAGGTAAACAAGTAAACGTAAAGAGTATCATGGGTGTTATGAGTCTTGCTGTACCTCATGGCGAAGAAATCGTAATTACTGTTACGGGCGACGATGAAGTTGAAGCGATGGAAGCTGTAATGGATTTTATCGGAGAAGAAATTTAA
- the whiA gene encoding DNA-binding protein WhiA, producing the protein MSFASETKKELTTIEIKDCCSKSELSSLIRMNGSLSIANRQFIVDVVTENAAIARRIYVLIKRVYDVDVELLVRKKMRLKKNNVYIVRIKEEAKHILNDLYITGEGFTFTNEIAKELITKKCCKRSYLRGAFLAGGSVNNPETSSYHLEIFSLYKEHTEEICRLMNEFGLNAKTLERRKGYITYLKEAEKITEFLNVVGAHSALLRFEDIRIVRDMRNSVNRLVNCETANLNKTISAAFRQIENIRYIQSSVGLDILPPKLREIAELRVAYEDVTLKELGEMVSSGAISKSGINHRLRKIDEIADKLRAGESIKLK; encoded by the coding sequence ATGTCCTTTGCATCAGAAACGAAAAAAGAATTAACAACGATTGAGATCAAAGATTGTTGTTCAAAATCTGAGCTATCCTCTTTAATTCGAATGAATGGTTCATTATCAATTGCGAATCGCCAATTTATTGTAGATGTAGTTACTGAAAATGCAGCAATTGCTAGAAGGATATATGTATTAATTAAACGTGTTTATGATGTGGACGTTGAATTGCTCGTTCGTAAAAAAATGCGTCTTAAAAAGAACAATGTATATATTGTTCGAATAAAAGAAGAAGCGAAACATATTTTAAATGATCTTTATATAACTGGTGAAGGATTTACCTTTACGAATGAAATAGCGAAAGAGCTAATTACGAAGAAATGTTGTAAACGCTCCTATTTAAGAGGTGCCTTTCTAGCTGGTGGTTCGGTAAATAATCCAGAGACATCTTCATATCATTTAGAAATTTTTTCACTATATAAGGAGCATACAGAAGAAATTTGTCGTCTAATGAATGAATTCGGATTAAATGCTAAAACATTGGAGAGACGTAAAGGCTATATTACGTACTTAAAGGAAGCGGAAAAAATTACTGAGTTTTTAAACGTTGTTGGTGCACATTCAGCTTTATTAAGGTTTGAAGATATCCGCATTGTAAGAGATATGAGAAACAGTGTTAATCGTCTAGTAAATTGTGAAACTGCGAACTTAAATAAAACAATCAGTGCAGCCTTCAGGCAAATTGAAAATATACGTTATATCCAAAGCTCAGTTGGTTTAGATATATTACCCCCAAAGCTACGTGAAATTGCAGAACTTCGAGTAGCGTATGAGGATGTAACATTAAAAGAGTTAGGTGAAATGGTATCTAGCGGTGCAATTAGTAAATCAGGAATCAATCATCGACTACGTAAAATTGATGAAATAGCTGATAAACTAAGAGCGGGAGAATCAATAAAATTAAAATAA
- a CDS encoding gluconeogenesis factor YvcK family protein gives MVSQRSRIVIIGGGTGLSVLVRGLKKHPVDITAIVTVADDGGSSGRLRDELKIPPPGDVRNVLAALSDVEPMLEELFQHRFATSGDLSGHSLGNLMLSAMTAITGDFYRAIIEMRRVLNVRGKVIPAANQSVVLKAELEDGTIVSGESKIPYSGNKIKRVFLAPRNVEPLKEALDEINRADLIVIGPGSLYTSILPNLLVTNIGKAVVNSKAKKVYVCNVMTQAGETLHYTASDHVKALYQHLDSSFIDTIIVNEGTMPKNILELYKEEHAQQVKLDINELEALDLEIVHKSIVKYDDNVIRHDTVKLAEILCDLIPTKIKD, from the coding sequence ATGGTTAGTCAACGTTCAAGAATAGTAATAATTGGAGGCGGAACGGGACTATCAGTTTTAGTTCGTGGGTTGAAAAAACATCCCGTTGATATTACCGCTATCGTTACAGTCGCAGATGATGGTGGTAGCTCTGGACGATTACGTGACGAGTTAAAAATTCCACCGCCTGGTGATGTCCGAAATGTACTTGCCGCGTTATCTGATGTGGAACCGATGTTAGAAGAATTATTCCAACATCGATTTGCAACATCTGGAGACCTTTCTGGACATTCTCTAGGTAATTTAATGCTAAGTGCCATGACTGCGATTACAGGTGATTTTTACCGTGCAATCATTGAAATGAGAAGGGTATTAAATGTTAGAGGGAAAGTTATACCAGCAGCTAATCAAAGTGTCGTATTAAAAGCTGAATTAGAAGATGGCACAATTGTTTCAGGTGAGTCGAAAATTCCTTATTCTGGTAACAAGATTAAAAGAGTATTTTTAGCGCCACGAAATGTTGAACCTTTAAAAGAGGCGCTTGATGAAATTAATCGTGCTGACTTAATTGTAATCGGACCGGGTAGTTTATATACGAGTATCCTTCCTAATCTATTAGTTACTAATATTGGGAAGGCTGTTGTAAATTCAAAAGCAAAAAAAGTATATGTATGTAATGTGATGACTCAAGCGGGTGAAACTTTACATTATACAGCTAGTGATCATGTGAAGGCTCTATATCAGCATTTAGACTCAAGTTTTATTGATACAATTATTGTAAATGAAGGCACAATGCCTAAAAATATTTTAGAACTTTATAAGGAAGAACATGCTCAACAAGTAAAACTAGATATAAATGAGCTTGAAGCTTTAGATCTAGAAATTGTTCATAAGTCGATCGTTAAATACGATGATAATGTGATTAGGCATGATACAGTAAAGTTAGCTGAAATCTTATGTGATCTAATTCCGACAAAAATAAAAGATTAA
- the rapZ gene encoding RNase adapter RapZ has protein sequence MPTRSHVKMVIITGMSGAGKTVVVQALEDIGYFCVDNLPPALLPKFVELLKDPDHNTTDKVALVMDLRGREFFDQLGNSLDQLMSTPSIIPQILFLDATNAALVTRYKETRRSHPLSPTGSPLKGIELERTLLAEVKGRAQLIYDTSDLKPKILREKIIEQFRENEQEGFSVNIQSFGFKYGIPIDADLVFDVRFLPNPFYIESMRPLTGLDEEVSSYVLKFNETTEFMLKLIDLISFMLPQYKREGKRQLIIAIGCTGGQHRSVTLAEYLANYYKDQYDTNVSHRDVEKRSHK, from the coding sequence ATGCCTACAAGATCACATGTGAAAATGGTTATTATAACTGGAATGTCAGGTGCTGGAAAGACTGTCGTTGTTCAAGCGTTAGAAGATATCGGTTATTTCTGTGTTGATAATCTTCCTCCTGCTCTACTTCCAAAATTTGTAGAGCTATTAAAGGACCCGGATCACAATACAACAGATAAAGTTGCTCTTGTTATGGATTTACGAGGAAGAGAATTTTTTGATCAGTTAGGGAACTCGTTAGATCAATTAATGTCTACTCCTTCAATCATCCCTCAAATTTTATTTTTAGATGCAACGAATGCTGCACTTGTTACTCGTTACAAAGAAACTCGTCGCTCACATCCACTTTCTCCAACGGGATCTCCACTAAAAGGAATTGAGTTGGAACGTACTCTTTTAGCCGAAGTAAAAGGGCGTGCACAATTAATTTATGATACTTCAGATTTAAAACCTAAAATATTACGAGAAAAAATAATTGAACAATTTAGAGAAAATGAACAAGAAGGTTTTTCAGTAAATATTCAGTCATTCGGTTTTAAGTATGGAATACCGATTGATGCAGATTTAGTATTTGACGTACGATTTTTACCAAACCCATTTTATATTGAGTCAATGCGTCCTTTAACTGGCTTAGATGAAGAAGTTTCCTCTTATGTTCTTAAATTTAATGAAACAACCGAATTTATGCTGAAATTAATTGATTTAATTAGTTTTATGTTACCTCAATATAAAAGAGAAGGTAAACGACAACTTATCATTGCGATTGGATGTACAGGTGGACAGCATCGCTCTGTTACTTTAGCGGAGTATTTAGCTAACTACTATAAAGATCAATATGATACGAATGTTAGTCATCGGGACGTTGAAAAAAGGAGTCATAAGTAA
- a CDS encoding NUDIX hydrolase, whose amino-acid sequence MQRVTHCVLENENNILLLQKPRRNWWVAPGGKMEPGENIREAVVREYREETGVYLKNPKLKGVFTIIIEEDAKVVNEWMMFSFLATEFDGENQDECEEGILRWHAIDEVKNLPMAAGDYHIIDYLLKGTEILHGTFVYTPDFELLRYRLNPS is encoded by the coding sequence ATGCAAAGAGTTACACATTGTGTTTTGGAAAATGAAAATAATATCCTCTTGCTACAAAAACCTAGAAGAAACTGGTGGGTTGCACCCGGCGGTAAGATGGAGCCAGGTGAAAACATTAGAGAAGCAGTTGTTCGTGAATATCGTGAAGAAACAGGTGTTTACTTAAAAAATCCAAAATTAAAAGGTGTTTTTACAATTATTATAGAAGAAGATGCTAAGGTAGTGAATGAATGGATGATGTTTTCATTTTTGGCTACCGAGTTTGACGGTGAAAATCAAGATGAGTGTGAAGAAGGAATTCTTCGCTGGCATGCAATAGATGAAGTGAAAAATCTTCCTATGGCAGCAGGTGATTATCATATTATTGATTATTTACTAAAGGGTACAGAAATTTTACATGGTACCTTTGTTTATACACCGGATTTTGAATTATTAAGGTATCGATTAAATCCTAGTTAA
- the trxB gene encoding thioredoxin-disulfide reductase, whose product MEEKIYDVIIIGAGPAGMTAAVYTSRANLSTLMMERGIPGGQMANTEEIENYPGFDSILGPDLSNKMFDHAKKFGAEYAYGDIKEIIDGKEYKTIVAGKKEYKARAIIISTGAEYKKIGVPGEQELGGRGVSYCAVCDGAFFKDKELVVIGGGDSAVEEGVYLTRYASKVTIVHRRDQLRAQKILQDRAFANEKISFIWNSTIKEINGTDGKVSSVTLVDTQNGEESEFKTDGVFIYIGMLPLTKPFLSLGITNENGYIETNDVMETRVPGIFAAGDVREKTLRQVVTATGDGSIAAQAVQHYIEELKEELSKTN is encoded by the coding sequence ATGGAAGAAAAAATTTATGATGTTATTATCATTGGAGCTGGTCCTGCAGGGATGACTGCAGCAGTATATACATCTCGTGCAAATCTTTCTACATTAATGATGGAACGTGGTATTCCAGGTGGCCAGATGGCAAATACTGAAGAAATCGAAAACTACCCAGGTTTTGATAGTATTTTAGGTCCAGATTTATCAAATAAAATGTTTGATCACGCGAAAAAATTTGGTGCTGAATACGCTTATGGTGACATTAAAGAAATTATCGACGGTAAAGAATATAAAACAATAGTTGCTGGTAAAAAAGAATACAAAGCACGTGCAATTATTATTTCAACTGGTGCAGAATACAAAAAAATTGGTGTTCCTGGTGAGCAAGAGCTTGGAGGACGTGGTGTATCTTACTGTGCAGTTTGTGATGGAGCATTCTTTAAGGATAAAGAATTAGTCGTTATAGGTGGAGGAGATTCAGCAGTAGAAGAAGGCGTATATTTAACTCGATATGCTTCTAAAGTTACAATCGTTCACCGCAGAGATCAATTACGAGCTCAAAAAATTCTTCAAGACCGTGCATTTGCAAATGAAAAGATTTCATTTATTTGGAATTCTACAATTAAAGAAATTAACGGAACTGATGGTAAAGTAAGTAGCGTAACACTTGTAGATACTCAAAATGGTGAAGAGTCTGAATTTAAAACAGATGGCGTATTTATCTATATTGGAATGCTCCCATTAACAAAACCATTCTTAAGTTTAGGTATTACAAATGAAAATGGTTATATCGAAACAAATGATGTAATGGAAACAAGAGTACCTGGTATTTTTGCTGCTGGTGATGTTCGTGAAAAAACTTTACGTCAAGTTGTAACAGCTACTGGAGACGGAAGTATTGCTGCTCAAGCAGTACAACATTATATTGAGGAATTAAAAGAGGAATTATCTAAAACTAACTAA
- a CDS encoding tetratricopeptide repeat protein produces the protein MSENLGNQTNQFHNVVSFSLPKDYFYEKGMKAYNSNDSEQAIYYLKKAAENEENLTVLIDISRKLLSLHQYQTTITILEYILEKFPTNEDVYYLLAFAFFELGLFQKANLYAQKYLEIGTDEEQLEELEDYLDIIHSEEDDDLSINDDLLVLQERVTSYLANHDWKSAKSTLLTIVDKYQEFWPAYNNLALVELHLGNPEEAERVLQYVLEHNPGNLSALIHLTMLKRILNEQEIALQYLEGLSNIVPISEEHRHKLGVLFYQFKKYEEAYKLFNLLYMERPDREIQFYYMFCDAAYQSGRIETAERIWNFEMTNEFDDHEELAPWAEKKHSSNEIEQLMAETEYQAKYSNSNSERWGLIYFMKEYYYEQKFSSILQDLDPLENIGLDEQLEQVLLNNMCYLEPHPSLNIAINGAKKVQTTWEEDYIILRNHLQLWFFTICELTLKYKELPVNEDVLLAATHYLAENEVKRVSQKKIAANYNISTYLLNKGISAIRSLF, from the coding sequence ATGTCTGAAAATTTGGGGAATCAAACAAATCAATTTCATAATGTCGTTTCGTTCTCGTTACCGAAGGATTATTTCTACGAAAAAGGGATGAAAGCTTATAATAGTAACGATTCTGAGCAAGCGATTTATTATTTGAAAAAAGCTGCTGAAAATGAAGAAAATCTAACAGTTCTTATAGATATTTCTAGAAAGCTTTTATCATTACATCAATATCAAACTACAATAACAATTTTAGAATATATTTTAGAGAAATTTCCAACAAATGAGGATGTATATTATTTATTAGCATTTGCATTTTTTGAATTAGGATTGTTCCAAAAAGCTAATTTGTATGCTCAAAAGTATTTAGAAATTGGCACGGATGAAGAGCAATTAGAAGAACTAGAAGACTATTTAGATATTATTCATAGTGAAGAAGATGATGATTTAAGTATTAATGATGATTTATTAGTGCTTCAAGAGCGAGTTACAAGCTATTTGGCAAATCATGATTGGAAATCTGCTAAATCAACTTTACTTACTATTGTTGATAAGTATCAAGAATTTTGGCCAGCTTATAATAACTTAGCTTTAGTTGAGCTTCATCTAGGTAATCCTGAGGAAGCTGAAAGAGTATTACAATATGTTTTAGAACATAATCCAGGTAATTTATCAGCTTTAATTCATTTAACAATGCTAAAGAGAATATTAAATGAACAAGAAATTGCTCTGCAATATCTTGAAGGCTTATCAAATATTGTTCCGATCTCTGAAGAGCACCGCCACAAGCTAGGTGTACTTTTCTATCAATTCAAGAAGTATGAAGAAGCTTATAAGTTATTTAATTTACTTTATATGGAACGACCAGATCGTGAAATACAGTTTTATTATATGTTCTGTGATGCAGCTTATCAATCTGGAAGGATTGAAACGGCGGAGCGTATTTGGAATTTTGAAATGACAAATGAATTTGATGATCATGAGGAATTGGCTCCATGGGCTGAAAAAAAACATTCATCGAATGAAATCGAACAATTAATGGCTGAAACAGAGTATCAAGCAAAATACTCTAATTCGAATAGTGAGAGATGGGGATTAATCTATTTTATGAAGGAATATTATTATGAACAAAAATTCAGTTCAATCCTTCAAGATTTAGATCCATTAGAAAATATTGGTCTCGATGAACAATTAGAACAAGTACTTCTAAATAATATGTGTTATCTAGAGCCTCATCCATCATTGAATATTGCAATTAACGGAGCAAAGAAAGTACAGACAACTTGGGAAGAGGATTATATAATACTACGTAATCATCTTCAATTATGGTTTTTCACTATTTGTGAACTTACATTAAAATATAAAGAATTACCTGTAAATGAAGATGTTTTATTAGCTGCTACACATTATCTTGCTGAAAATGAAGTAAAACGTGTATCACAAAAGAAAATTGCAGCAAACTATAATATCTCTACCTATTTATTAAATAAAGGCATTAGCGCCATTCGAAGCTTGTTTTAA
- a CDS encoding acyltransferase produces MRKTKRYLIEGENSLWQVYKTVSFWKTFRNTIVIEIARYIPFFRLKNWMYRNLIGMKIGEYAAFAFKVTPDLMFPELISVGRNSIIGYNTTILAHEYLINEYRLGEVIIGNNVLVGANTTILPGVTIGDGAKVSAATLVNKDVPAGAFVGGNPMVIISLPQSETTI; encoded by the coding sequence TTGAGGAAAACGAAACGCTATCTAATTGAAGGTGAAAATTCACTTTGGCAAGTCTACAAGACGGTTTCATTTTGGAAAACATTTCGAAATACTATTGTCATTGAAATAGCTCGTTATATCCCTTTCTTTAGACTGAAAAACTGGATGTATAGGAATCTGATTGGAATGAAAATAGGAGAGTATGCAGCCTTTGCATTTAAAGTAACGCCTGATTTAATGTTTCCAGAATTAATTTCAGTTGGTAGGAATTCGATTATCGGCTATAATACAACAATCCTGGCGCATGAATATTTAATTAATGAATATCGATTAGGAGAAGTCATTATTGGTAATAATGTGTTAGTTGGTGCAAATACGACAATCCTGCCAGGTGTCACAATAGGTGATGGTGCGAAAGTTTCAGCTGCAACACTAGTCAACAAGGATGTTCCAGCAGGTGCATTCGTTGGAGGTAATCCTATGGTTATTATTTCATTACCTCAATCTGAAACTACTATTTAA
- the ppaX gene encoding pyrophosphatase PpaX, whose protein sequence is MKINTILFDLDGTLINTNELIIASFLHTLNKYYPEQYKREHVIPFIGPTLTETFSTVDEERVEEFISEYRRFNMEMHDELVEEYETVYETIETLHKLGYKIGIVTTKARNIVEMGLSFSRLKQFFDTVITIDDVQNAKPHPEPIQLALKKLNSIPEESIMVGDNYHDIEGGKNAGTKTAGVAWSLKGKEFLATFKPDFMLEKMSDLLPILGIDEN, encoded by the coding sequence ATGAAAATAAATACGATACTATTTGATTTAGATGGTACCTTAATCAATACAAATGAATTAATCATTGCTTCATTCTTGCATACTTTGAATAAATATTATCCTGAACAATATAAACGTGAACATGTTATACCTTTTATAGGGCCAACCTTAACTGAAACATTCTCTACGGTAGATGAAGAAAGAGTTGAAGAGTTCATTTCTGAATATCGCCGTTTTAATATGGAGATGCATGATGAGCTTGTTGAGGAATATGAAACAGTTTATGAAACGATCGAAACTTTACACAAATTAGGTTATAAAATTGGGATTGTAACAACAAAGGCACGAAATATTGTTGAGATGGGCTTAAGTTTTAGTCGATTAAAGCAATTCTTTGATACTGTTATCACAATAGATGACGTGCAAAATGCAAAGCCACATCCAGAACCGATTCAATTAGCTCTTAAAAAATTAAATTCTATTCCTGAAGAGAGTATAATGGTGGGCGATAATTACCATGATATTGAAGGTGGTAAAAATGCTGGAACGAAAACAGCGGGTGTTGCTTGGTCACTAAAAGGAAAAGAATTTTTAGCTACTTTTAAACCTGATTTTATGCTTGAAAAGATGAGTGATCTTTTACCAATTTTAGGAATTGATGAGAATTGA